The Kordia sp. SMS9 genome window below encodes:
- a CDS encoding TIR domain-containing protein: MRHKVFISYHHENDVKYRKKYENFFNDKFDILDSLSVKPDEFSNISTEEFRKQIREQHLKESTVTVVLIGIDTWRRKHVDYEIYNSLKKTKNSDRSGVLGIILPSYDTYSKNSYNEKTIPKRLAQNIANGYANIHFWHGNPQINQEWIHEAFKKRKTIIPNNAMKLMKNNWKGNQWQ, translated from the coding sequence ATGAGACACAAAGTATTTATTAGTTATCATCACGAAAATGATGTTAAGTATCGAAAAAAATATGAGAATTTTTTTAATGATAAATTTGACATTCTCGATTCACTCTCCGTAAAACCCGATGAATTTTCCAATATAAGTACAGAAGAATTTAGAAAACAAATTAGAGAGCAACACTTGAAAGAATCTACTGTGACAGTTGTTTTAATAGGTATTGACACCTGGCGAAGAAAACATGTAGATTATGAAATATACAATTCATTAAAGAAGACCAAAAATAGTGACAGATCTGGTGTATTAGGTATTATTTTACCTTCATACGATACGTATAGTAAAAACTCTTATAATGAAAAAACGATCCCAAAACGCTTGGCGCAAAATATTGCTAATGGATATGCAAACATTCACTTTTGGCATGGAAATCCACAAATAAATCAAGAATGGATTCACGAAGCTTTTAAAAAACGTAAAACAATAATTCCTAATAACGCTATGAAACTAATGAAAAACAATTGGAAAGGGAATCAATGGCAATGA
- a CDS encoding Mov34/MPN/PAD-1 family protein, with the protein MEIRKSIDRELQELLSFFQENKINYLDVKKGSYIVDFTLKVKSYISKGEIGKGFKFQLVLEKKNDSKVIYKIFIKEGLEVPYHPNFRLLSPIPYLDLLNKYTQIELFNKKALWVGSLRKHDSVVDYVKEMILSLQFHKNYINPDNIGNKKAYQWYSDQIVRDKNIPPTDTFLEELIPSDSNQQIKKPKFNIDSDKNKRSSSKKAQFKIKKRFNITANEKYELEEKELTEEDFKIDENLNSRNKNIQSDSLLFISQKAKQQIWNHIEWGNHKTSINKNEQGGILLGKVFFDKKRKMQFAIVEDIVIGKTAKGNPTYLEMSHETWSQMLNDADEIAEEKNDNIQVIGWYHTHPNELSLYMSGTDMNTQYRFFNQNWHYAVILNPHKEIWKAFVGKEAEECKGYVLKDDDVNYTDADDTKEKSSNNSFKKKGLIILSSTIFLLTVIVFSIYLVIQKDEVIKENDPIPNEIKESHTHDTNLDNIIYNDTLLIDSIKQPILIQNSTLKDSLVNKNE; encoded by the coding sequence ATGGAAATACGAAAATCAATTGACAGAGAATTACAAGAACTATTAAGCTTTTTCCAAGAAAACAAAATCAATTATTTAGATGTTAAAAAAGGCTCTTACATTGTAGATTTTACTTTGAAAGTGAAAAGTTACATTTCAAAAGGTGAAATCGGAAAAGGGTTTAAATTTCAACTAGTACTGGAAAAGAAAAATGATTCTAAAGTTATTTATAAGATTTTTATTAAGGAAGGATTAGAAGTACCTTATCATCCAAACTTCAGGCTTCTTAGTCCTATTCCATACTTGGATTTATTAAATAAGTATACTCAAATAGAATTATTTAATAAAAAGGCATTATGGGTTGGCTCTTTAAGAAAACATGATAGTGTTGTAGATTATGTGAAAGAAATGATTCTATCCCTACAATTTCATAAAAATTACATCAACCCTGATAATATTGGAAATAAAAAAGCTTATCAGTGGTATTCAGATCAAATAGTCAGAGATAAAAACATTCCCCCAACAGATACTTTTTTAGAAGAACTAATACCCTCAGATTCAAATCAACAAATTAAAAAACCAAAGTTCAATATTGATTCAGATAAAAACAAGAGAAGTTCTAGTAAAAAAGCACAGTTTAAAATCAAAAAAAGATTCAATATAACAGCTAATGAAAAATATGAACTTGAAGAAAAAGAATTAACAGAAGAAGATTTTAAAATCGATGAAAATCTCAACTCCAGAAATAAAAATATTCAATCTGATAGTTTGCTGTTCATATCTCAAAAAGCAAAACAACAAATATGGAATCACATTGAATGGGGGAATCATAAGACTTCGATAAATAAAAACGAACAAGGAGGTATTCTTCTGGGAAAAGTATTTTTTGATAAAAAAAGAAAAATGCAGTTTGCAATCGTGGAGGATATTGTGATAGGTAAAACAGCTAAGGGAAATCCTACGTATTTAGAAATGTCACATGAAACTTGGTCACAAATGTTAAACGATGCAGATGAAATAGCCGAAGAAAAAAACGATAATATTCAAGTAATTGGCTGGTATCACACACATCCAAATGAGTTGAGTCTATATATGTCAGGTACAGATATGAATACTCAATATCGCTTTTTCAATCAAAATTGGCATTATGCTGTCATACTAAACCCTCATAAGGAAATTTGGAAAGCTTTTGTAGGTAAAGAGGCTGAAGAATGCAAAGGATACGTACTGAAAGATGATGATGTAAATTATACAGACGCTGATGATACTAAAGAAAAATCGAGTAATAATAGCTTTAAAAAAAAAGGCTTGATAATTCTGAGCTCAACAATCTTTCTACTGACGGTGATAGTATTTAGTATTTATCTAGTGATTCAAAAAGATGAAGTAATTAAAGAAAATGATCCTATTCCAAATGAGATAAAAGAATCACATACACACGATACTAATTTAGATAACATCATCTATAATGATACTTTACTTATCGATAGTATAAAGCAACCTATTTTAATACAAAATTCTACTCTCAAGGATTCTTTAGTGAATAAAAATGAATAA
- a CDS encoding response regulator transcription factor, translating to MIKIIIVDDHEIVVEGLISLIKENEGITVVGEANNGKDVIPLLQNNKIDVAVLDINMPEMDGIELTRYIRSHFSDVKVLILTMYKDVKFIRRVLEVGAHGYILKNKGKEELVTAIHSVYETGEYIGEDIKNALITSMRSTNIQGEVSLTKREKEILKYIASGLSTPEIAKKVSRAESTINSHRKNLIEKTGVKNSKELIIYARDNGYY from the coding sequence ATGATAAAAATAATAATTGTAGACGATCATGAAATCGTCGTAGAAGGGCTAATATCGCTTATAAAAGAAAACGAAGGAATAACAGTAGTTGGGGAAGCTAATAACGGAAAAGATGTGATTCCACTACTTCAAAATAATAAAATAGACGTAGCGGTATTAGACATCAATATGCCTGAAATGGACGGAATTGAATTGACAAGATACATTCGTAGTCATTTTTCAGATGTAAAAGTACTAATACTAACTATGTATAAAGATGTGAAATTTATAAGAAGAGTTTTAGAAGTTGGCGCACACGGATATATTCTAAAAAACAAGGGAAAAGAAGAACTTGTTACCGCCATTCATTCAGTATATGAAACAGGCGAATATATAGGTGAAGATATTAAAAATGCTTTGATTACTAGTATGAGGTCAACTAATATTCAAGGAGAAGTAAGCTTGACGAAGCGTGAAAAAGAAATTTTAAAATACATTGCAAGTGGTTTGTCAACTCCCGAAATTGCGAAAAAAGTAAGTAGAGCGGAATCTACGATTAACTCACATCGTAAAAATCTTATTGAAAAAACAGGTGTTAAAAACTCGAAGGAACTCATTATTTATGCCAGAGACAACGGTTATTATTGA
- a CDS encoding ThiF family adenylyltransferase produces the protein MKKFEIKNSINFEENPTDRQERISWWSQDKLKNAKIMVVGAGAIGNETLKNLALLGIGNIFIVDFDTINTSNLSRTVLFRKDDVGKKKAEVAAKRVKELAFNDDINIDWFHGDLVWELGTGIYDEMDLVLGCLDNVEARMSINRQCWLTKTPWIDSGMYELGLRVEFYHPPQLPCYECNLTPNQLANSNKRYSCDQAKLKAFEEDKMPTTQITSAIVSAIQVQEAVKFLCGQEVAIGKKIYFQGKNNDFDIFSKNINESCTAHASYPNVTELSLDVHIKLKDFLEHITQDEFSGEGASLDFRGDRSFIKSVSCRTCDSQIKLMRPTFRIDAEEFICKKCKDGGSNYSKTDKEIQTHKISQEQFSLENSDEELLNFTLHQLGVPHMQILAVLNQQNEYKYYKLADNTILKSIN, from the coding sequence ATGAAAAAATTCGAGATTAAAAACAGTATAAATTTTGAAGAAAACCCAACTGATAGGCAAGAACGAATATCATGGTGGAGTCAAGACAAACTGAAAAATGCAAAAATAATGGTTGTAGGAGCTGGAGCCATAGGGAATGAAACCCTGAAAAATTTAGCATTACTGGGAATCGGAAATATATTTATTGTAGATTTTGATACTATAAATACATCTAATCTAAGTAGAACTGTGCTATTTCGAAAAGATGATGTTGGAAAGAAGAAAGCTGAAGTAGCTGCAAAAAGAGTAAAGGAACTAGCATTCAATGATGATATAAATATAGACTGGTTTCATGGAGACTTAGTTTGGGAACTTGGCACAGGAATCTATGATGAAATGGATCTAGTATTAGGTTGTTTAGATAATGTAGAGGCTCGCATGTCAATCAACAGGCAATGCTGGCTCACAAAAACACCATGGATTGATAGCGGCATGTATGAATTAGGTTTGAGAGTAGAATTTTACCATCCGCCACAACTACCATGTTACGAATGTAACCTAACACCTAATCAACTCGCAAACTCAAATAAAAGATATTCTTGCGATCAAGCAAAATTAAAAGCGTTTGAAGAAGATAAAATGCCTACAACTCAAATTACTTCAGCGATTGTGTCAGCCATACAAGTACAAGAAGCTGTTAAGTTTTTATGTGGTCAAGAAGTTGCCATCGGAAAAAAAATATACTTCCAAGGGAAGAACAATGACTTTGATATATTTTCTAAAAATATAAATGAAAGTTGTACAGCACATGCAAGTTACCCTAATGTAACTGAGCTATCATTAGACGTACATATTAAACTAAAGGATTTTTTAGAACATATAACACAAGATGAATTTTCAGGAGAAGGTGCTTCGTTAGACTTTAGAGGAGACAGAAGTTTTATCAAAAGTGTTTCTTGTAGAACTTGTGATTCTCAAATTAAACTAATGCGTCCCACTTTTAGAATTGACGCAGAAGAATTTATTTGTAAAAAGTGTAAAGATGGAGGTAGTAATTATTCAAAGACGGATAAAGAAATTCAAACACATAAAATTTCTCAAGAACAATTTAGTCTAGAAAATTCAGATGAAGAACTCCTTAATTTCACATTACATCAATTAGGCGTACCGCACATGCAAATTCTCGCAGTATTAAATCAACAAAACGAATATAAATATTATAAACTAGCAGATAACACAATTTTAAAATCAATTAATTAA
- a CDS encoding sensor histidine kinase, which translates to MKYLLELTMLKKTNFFFMFVVLFVKISVGQNKVINNLLTDLQNIKNDTLKINLLNDLAWEFTKIDAQRALDYAKEAEKLIKTIAFKDSLPVSLVRIGTAYIQLNELEAAKIAFEDALILEEKAEHEYGIGRASNQLGRVYSSQGKLNEAIKYYNKALKAFKALNKNKQIAKISNNIGVLYKKMGSYDSAVNYYLTALKIREELGDERQVAYLYSNLGALFVEIEEPLSAIEYLNKSREVLEKFNDIYELSDVYTNIGTANFRIHKDSIALNYYEKAIAINQKLNLEYKNIDIYSNIGSIYYKKDSLDKTLDYYKKSLSLSKNTNTTRYNTEIYCNIGNVKFKQGRYQEAIRYYIRALKYAKSSNRRENVVELYNNLSFSYLQLKLLDSALYYKNQYIDVKDSLYLASKQAIVTNANFEEEQMDLRILAKDKLIAVKDLHTANLKNYGLLLGLFLFALLLIAFVRGNKQKRKADLAIIEQQKVEKLLKNQELKSINAMIEGQEGERQRIARDLHDRLGSILSMVKVHFMSVEENIEELKVSNKKQYDKANELLDNACDEVRKISHDMASGVLIKFGLVAAIEDLKETLEESNRIEVEFISHGLYDRLDNTIEIAIYRIIQELISNILKYAKATSITIQLISNENNLNVSVEDDGIGFDINDKKNWGIGLTNVTSRVDALGGELQIDSMIDKGTSISIDIPIKEI; encoded by the coding sequence GTGAAATACTTACTTGAATTAACTATGTTGAAAAAAACAAATTTCTTCTTTATGTTTGTTGTTTTATTTGTCAAAATAAGTGTAGGACAAAATAAAGTAATAAATAATTTATTAACAGATTTACAAAATATCAAAAACGATACTTTAAAAATTAATTTGTTAAACGACTTAGCTTGGGAATTTACTAAAATTGATGCACAGCGCGCATTAGACTATGCCAAAGAAGCAGAGAAGTTAATTAAAACCATAGCCTTTAAAGATAGCTTACCAGTAAGTTTAGTGCGGATAGGAACTGCATATATACAACTGAACGAGTTAGAAGCAGCAAAAATAGCTTTTGAAGATGCGTTGATACTAGAGGAAAAGGCAGAACATGAATATGGAATTGGCAGAGCTAGTAATCAGTTAGGAAGAGTATATTCATCACAAGGGAAATTGAATGAAGCAATTAAATACTATAATAAAGCGCTGAAAGCTTTTAAAGCTCTAAATAAAAATAAACAGATTGCCAAGATTAGTAATAATATAGGTGTTTTGTATAAAAAAATGGGCAGCTATGATAGTGCTGTTAATTATTATCTAACTGCACTAAAGATACGGGAAGAACTTGGTGACGAAAGGCAGGTAGCATATTTATACTCTAATCTTGGAGCCTTGTTTGTAGAAATTGAAGAACCTTTGAGCGCAATAGAGTATTTAAATAAAAGTAGAGAGGTACTAGAAAAGTTTAATGATATTTATGAATTATCAGATGTATATACCAATATCGGAACGGCAAATTTTAGAATCCATAAAGATTCTATAGCACTTAATTATTATGAAAAAGCAATTGCAATTAATCAAAAGTTAAATTTAGAATATAAAAATATTGATATATACAGTAATATAGGCTCCATCTATTATAAAAAAGATTCGTTGGACAAAACACTTGATTATTACAAGAAGAGCTTGTCCCTCTCCAAAAATACAAATACAACAAGATATAATACAGAGATTTATTGCAATATTGGAAATGTAAAATTTAAACAAGGACGCTATCAAGAAGCAATTCGATATTATATTAGAGCTTTAAAGTACGCTAAGTCTTCTAATAGAAGAGAAAATGTCGTTGAGTTATATAATAATTTATCGTTTAGTTACTTACAACTAAAACTACTAGATAGTGCTTTGTATTACAAAAATCAATATATAGATGTAAAAGATAGTCTGTATTTGGCATCAAAGCAAGCAATAGTTACTAATGCAAATTTTGAAGAAGAGCAAATGGATTTACGCATATTAGCAAAAGATAAATTGATTGCTGTTAAAGATTTACACACTGCTAATTTAAAAAACTATGGGTTATTACTAGGACTTTTTTTATTCGCATTATTACTAATAGCTTTTGTAAGAGGAAATAAACAAAAAAGAAAAGCCGATTTAGCTATAATAGAGCAACAAAAGGTAGAAAAACTTCTAAAAAATCAAGAATTAAAATCAATCAATGCAATGATTGAAGGTCAGGAAGGAGAACGACAACGTATTGCAAGAGATTTACACGATAGATTGGGCAGTATTTTATCGATGGTTAAAGTTCATTTCATGTCTGTAGAAGAAAATATTGAAGAACTAAAAGTATCTAACAAAAAACAATACGATAAAGCCAATGAATTATTAGACAATGCTTGTGATGAGGTTCGGAAAATATCTCATGACATGGCTTCAGGCGTGCTTATAAAATTTGGACTAGTAGCTGCAATTGAAGATTTAAAAGAAACCCTAGAAGAAAGCAATCGTATCGAAGTTGAGTTCATCTCGCATGGACTCTATGATAGATTAGACAATACTATTGAGATTGCTATATACAGAATTATTCAAGAGCTAATTAGTAATATATTAAAGTATGCGAAAGCAACAAGCATAACCATTCAATTGATTAGTAACGAAAATAATTTGAATGTTTCTGTAGAGGATGATGGTATTGGTTTTGACATTAATGATAAGAAAAACTGGGGAATAGGATTAACAAATGTTACTTCTAGAGTTGATGCATTAGGTGGTGAGTTACAAATAGATTCTATGATTGATAAAGGAACAAGTATCTCCATAGATATTCCGATAAAAGAAATATAG
- a CDS encoding ubiquitin-conjugating enzyme E2 → MVNIKGSIISWKATKGTPPYVEEYEVTINIRGIVGEGPKYRNSHTITVKLPPNYPIAAPQVEMISKPIVYHPNWYRAGKWCYGTWLMSEGLGHHIIRMIRTLQYDLDITNENSPANSSANNWYKSHKRSGIFPCDSTILPDPTKKKMTMQFQAKKKFKIN, encoded by the coding sequence ATGGTCAATATAAAAGGAAGTATAATTTCTTGGAAAGCTACAAAAGGCACTCCTCCGTATGTTGAGGAATATGAAGTAACCATTAATATTAGAGGTATTGTAGGAGAAGGTCCTAAGTATAGAAACTCACATACTATTACTGTAAAGCTACCTCCAAATTATCCGATTGCAGCGCCACAGGTTGAAATGATATCAAAACCCATTGTATACCACCCAAATTGGTATAGAGCTGGAAAATGGTGTTATGGAACATGGTTAATGTCTGAAGGCTTAGGACATCATATCATAAGAATGATACGTACATTACAGTACGATTTAGACATTACTAATGAAAATAGTCCCGCCAATTCAAGTGCAAATAATTGGTACAAGTCTCATAAACGTAGCGGTATATTTCCTTGCGATAGCACAATACTTCCTGATCCTACAAAGAAGAAAATGACAATGCAATTTCAAGCAAAGAAAAAATTCAAAATTAATTGA
- a CDS encoding 4'-phosphopantetheinyl transferase superfamily protein, producing the protein MTAVYYTKCEQLPSHSFEKGVSLLPKKMQERLRKYTRWQDAHSFLYGKLLLKEAISQFGYNESLECLQKNKYGKPYFVNSDFGFNISHSGEYIVCAISTDEKQNLGIDIEEIKPLIMEGFKKVFSIEEKKQIKTYDNFYTFWTRKEAIVKADGRGLYIPLNTINTLSLSVMLENKKYNLYPVDIDENYIIYMATSISLEKDIQCFYQQPIQCIH; encoded by the coding sequence ATGACAGCAGTATATTATACCAAGTGTGAGCAGTTGCCTAGCCATTCTTTTGAAAAAGGAGTGTCTCTCTTACCAAAAAAAATGCAGGAAAGATTGCGAAAGTATACACGATGGCAAGACGCCCATTCATTTTTATATGGAAAGCTATTGCTTAAAGAGGCCATTTCTCAATTTGGCTATAATGAGTCTCTGGAATGTTTACAAAAAAACAAATATGGAAAACCGTATTTTGTAAATAGTGATTTTGGGTTTAACATTTCTCACTCAGGGGAATATATTGTGTGTGCCATAAGTACTGACGAAAAACAAAATTTAGGCATTGACATTGAAGAAATCAAACCATTAATAATGGAAGGTTTTAAAAAAGTCTTTTCTATAGAAGAAAAAAAACAGATTAAAACATACGATAATTTTTATACTTTTTGGACTCGCAAAGAAGCCATTGTCAAAGCAGATGGTAGAGGATTGTACATACCGCTCAATACCATAAACACTTTGAGTTTATCTGTAATGTTAGAAAATAAAAAATACAATTTATACCCAGTTGACATAGATGAAAACTACATCATTTACATGGCGACTTCCATAAGTCTTGAAAAGGACATACAATGTTTTTACCAACAGCCGATACAGTGTATACATTAA
- a CDS encoding caspase family protein, which produces MPKKALVVGIDYYQEYKNLNGAVNDAYEVKSALERNGDGTRNFGIKLITSSGEDTSVAREELRSQVEALFRDENHHTVLFYFAGHGHLDTLGSFILTSNCKHGNDGISLDEILKLANSSPAKNKIIILDCCHSGNAGSSIDLGNKSILAEGITILTASTEKQFSVEVDGKGVFTTLLVDALNGGAANLLGQITPGSVYAHIDQSLGEWEQRPIFKTNVKSFISLKSVNPAISLEDLKRITELFEEKTFEFELDSTYEHTSEDRIPERSEKFHVLQRYNRVNLVIPVNAAHMYDAAMESKSCKLTVLGQHYWNLVAKNTI; this is translated from the coding sequence ATGCCAAAAAAAGCACTAGTTGTAGGAATTGATTATTATCAGGAGTATAAAAATTTAAATGGCGCTGTAAATGACGCTTATGAAGTAAAATCTGCTTTAGAACGAAATGGCGACGGAACACGCAATTTTGGGATAAAACTAATAACCTCTTCAGGAGAAGATACTTCTGTAGCTAGAGAAGAATTACGAAGTCAAGTAGAAGCTCTTTTTAGAGATGAGAATCATCATACTGTACTTTTTTACTTTGCAGGTCACGGTCATTTAGATACTTTAGGATCTTTTATTCTTACATCAAATTGTAAACATGGAAATGACGGGATTTCACTAGATGAAATACTAAAACTAGCAAATTCCTCACCAGCAAAAAATAAAATTATCATTCTGGATTGCTGTCATTCGGGAAATGCAGGTTCATCCATAGATTTGGGAAATAAATCAATTTTAGCGGAGGGAATAACGATTTTAACTGCTTCAACAGAAAAACAATTTTCTGTTGAAGTAGATGGAAAAGGTGTATTTACAACACTGTTGGTAGATGCACTAAATGGTGGGGCTGCAAATTTATTAGGTCAAATAACACCAGGAAGTGTTTATGCACACATTGATCAATCTTTAGGTGAATGGGAACAGCGCCCTATATTTAAAACAAATGTAAAATCTTTTATTAGCTTAAAGTCGGTCAATCCAGCAATTTCTTTAGAAGACTTGAAAAGAATTACAGAGCTTTTTGAAGAAAAGACTTTTGAATTTGAGTTAGATTCTACCTATGAGCATACCTCCGAAGATAGAATCCCTGAGCGCTCAGAAAAATTTCATGTATTACAACGCTATAACCGAGTCAACTTAGTCATTCCTGTTAATGCTGCGCATATGTATGATGCAGCAATGGAATCAAAATCGTGTAAGCTTACCGTATTGGGGCAGCACTACTGGAATTTGGTGGCGAAAAATACTATTTAA
- a CDS encoding Mov34/MPN/PAD-1 family protein, whose amino-acid sequence MNKKFSIHETVSEYIPKLLEKNISLEKNDEYDSDIQKLGTLNEIFLSQKAKETIFGHIDWNKDTANNSVEQGGLLIGHSYEDKKKKRIIGYAKNAIPALTAKGSMAYLKFDHHTWKLMMDNLDAMNDDSEKNEELQVIGWYHTHPGRLSVFMSGTDLHTQRTMFSKDWQFAIVLNPQKQIWRAFSGLDAKECNGYILKS is encoded by the coding sequence ATGAATAAGAAATTTAGTATACACGAAACGGTTAGTGAATATATTCCAAAACTATTAGAAAAAAACATTTCGCTAGAAAAGAATGATGAATACGATTCTGATATCCAAAAACTAGGAACACTAAATGAGATATTTCTTTCTCAAAAAGCAAAGGAAACTATTTTTGGTCATATTGATTGGAATAAGGATACAGCTAATAATTCGGTAGAACAAGGCGGATTATTAATAGGTCATTCTTATGAAGATAAAAAAAAGAAGAGAATCATTGGTTACGCTAAAAATGCAATTCCAGCGCTTACTGCCAAAGGTTCTATGGCATATTTGAAATTTGATCATCATACATGGAAATTAATGATGGATAATCTTGATGCTATGAATGACGATTCTGAAAAAAATGAAGAATTACAAGTAATCGGGTGGTATCATACACATCCAGGAAGATTATCTGTATTTATGTCTGGGACAGACTTACATACGCAACGAACAATGTTTTCTAAAGATTGGCAGTTTGCCATTGTTTTAAATCCTCAAAAGCAGATATGGAGAGCTTTTAGTGGATTAGATGCCAAAGAATGTAATGGATATATTTTAAAAAGCTAA
- a CDS encoding toll/interleukin-1 receptor domain-containing protein — translation MQILNHKYDVVISFSEAQKDIAAGICIALERLNINTYYYPYNQEENAGFELGDNLTKLFRDSAKIALAILSEEYLLGEYTQLELKVILERLKTDANYFIPILYENTELPVTIKKIAYIKWNSDPKAIANTINKRLIKKNRIKPESNNSNLVNEPNVITINRNKHEAFLADQRKDPVSKELIGVGDEVVVCKKCRMVFLKDIWTLHFLNIHCNQSETLTELPNTVLNDFKMDTEKIIEELCDIIPLIHFKLHLVNTELLFNKVLCDKDKVVLEFYIENKILLSVEIYFNFINLDSCKLLSVTTNTYVLVLESLVNTKGIIFSYSSNSELQDRIGFLLVPINVKNSFLIEKFYELLLKIIYNIQTKKG, via the coding sequence ATGCAAATACTAAATCACAAATACGATGTTGTTATTTCTTTCTCAGAAGCTCAAAAAGATATTGCAGCAGGTATATGTATAGCTTTAGAAAGATTAAATATTAATACTTATTACTATCCTTATAATCAAGAGGAGAATGCAGGGTTTGAATTAGGAGATAATCTGACTAAATTATTTAGAGATTCTGCTAAAATTGCTTTAGCAATTCTTTCAGAAGAATATCTTCTAGGAGAATACACGCAGCTTGAATTAAAGGTTATACTGGAGCGATTAAAAACAGACGCAAATTATTTCATTCCAATATTGTATGAGAATACAGAACTTCCAGTTACGATAAAAAAAATAGCATATATAAAGTGGAATTCAGATCCTAAAGCTATCGCTAACACAATCAATAAAAGATTAATTAAAAAAAATAGAATTAAACCTGAAAGTAATAATTCTAATCTGGTAAATGAACCTAATGTTATAACAATTAATAGGAACAAGCACGAAGCATTTTTAGCTGATCAAAGAAAAGACCCTGTCAGTAAAGAGTTAATTGGTGTCGGAGATGAAGTTGTTGTTTGTAAGAAGTGTAGGATGGTATTTTTAAAAGATATATGGACATTACATTTTTTGAATATTCATTGTAATCAAAGTGAAACATTAACAGAATTACCAAATACTGTGCTAAATGATTTTAAAATGGATACTGAAAAAATTATTGAAGAGTTATGTGATATAATTCCTCTAATACATTTTAAGTTGCATTTGGTCAATACAGAATTATTATTTAATAAAGTCTTATGTGATAAAGACAAAGTAGTACTTGAGTTTTACATTGAAAATAAAATTCTTTTAAGTGTTGAAATATATTTCAATTTCATAAACCTAGATAGCTGTAAACTTTTATCAGTGACCACTAACACTTATGTGTTAGTATTAGAATCTTTAGTCAATACAAAAGGAATAATATTTTCATATAGTTCAAATTCTGAGTTGCAAGATAGGATAGGTTTTTTGTTAGTACCAATTAATGTAAAGAATAGCTTTTTAATTGAAAAATTCTATGAACTACTATTAAAAATTATTTATAACATTCAAACCAAAAAAGGATAA
- a CDS encoding toll/interleukin-1 receptor domain-containing protein codes for MEENYKHDVAISFARADRNIALCIYLALKLRMPESKAYYYPNKQAEMIGRNLKGELKEIYRHKSKYVILIVSKDYVNKNNALVQTEINAFMPRYLMEKSVYLIPIIVDGTATEEVHEELEGITTFKWNYNPEELAILIQELVGSWEEKIDKELLEKNKEQSEKVVINNSSFDKSPIITDGGTININY; via the coding sequence ATGGAAGAAAACTACAAACACGACGTCGCAATTTCTTTTGCTAGAGCAGATAGAAACATAGCATTATGTATATACTTGGCATTAAAGTTAAGAATGCCTGAGTCTAAAGCTTATTACTATCCAAATAAACAAGCTGAAATGATTGGTAGAAATCTTAAAGGTGAATTGAAGGAAATTTACAGACACAAATCTAAATATGTCATATTAATAGTTTCTAAAGACTATGTAAATAAAAATAACGCATTAGTTCAAACTGAAATTAATGCATTTATGCCTAGATATCTGATGGAGAAATCCGTGTATCTCATACCAATTATTGTAGACGGAACTGCAACTGAAGAAGTACACGAAGAATTAGAAGGTATTACTACGTTTAAATGGAATTACAATCCCGAAGAATTAGCAATTTTAATTCAAGAGTTAGTAGGGAGTTGGGAAGAAAAAATAGATAAGGAACTTTTAGAAAAAAACAAAGAACAGTCAGAGAAGGTAGTTATTAATAATTCTTCATTTGATAAAAGTCCTATCATAACTGATGGAGGAACAATTAATATTAATTATTAA